One Lutzomyia longipalpis isolate SR_M1_2022 chromosome 4, ASM2433408v1 DNA segment encodes these proteins:
- the LOC129796012 gene encoding farnesyl pyrophosphate synthase-like, giving the protein MYFLGKSFVRNLLKKRIILNSMGKMKRNFCVGESGAINKEKLLMSHYPRFEKSISDIVDTCDPSRAGKHIEEVLDYTTAGGKKTRGKLLVAAFEEIAPKDKLTEEMFTLAAYLGWCVEAFHGLILIMDDIMDGSLTRRGQTCWYRRPNIQMSAINDAVMLDAAIYEFLHEKFHHLPTYADIIHSYHRNALMLYMGQYLDVLAMQQDVLTFTMEQCRRNVIHKGSHYTIYSPIELAYNLAGYKDLQPLVDAKDLIYEMGIFFQAQDDFLDCYGDPKVMGKIGTDIEDGKCTWLVATFLSRANEAQKDILKKFYGKNNEESVTQIKKLYEEVGIFEAFKNYEDKTYKDIKWKIQEAKGIPKNVCQGLMDKLYKRNI; this is encoded by the exons atgtatttcttggggaaaagttttgtaagaaatttattaaaaaaaagaattattctcaaTTCAATGGGTAAAATGAAGAGGAATTTTTGTGTTGGTGAAAGTGGTGcaataaataaggaaaaattattaatgtcGCATTATCCac GTTTTGAAAAAAGTATTAGTGATATAGTTGATACGTGTGATCCATCAAGGGCAGGAAAACACATTGAAGaa gTGTTAGATTACACGACAGCTGGTGGAAAGAAAACTCGTGGAAAACTACTAGTGGCTGCTTTTGAGGAAATTGCTCCAAAGGATAAATTAACGGAGGAAATGTTTACATTAGCCGCTTACCTGGGATGGTGCGTTGAAGCG TTTCATGGACTTATTCTTATTATGGACGATATTATGGATGGAAGTTTGACAAGAAGAGGGCAAACATGTTGGTATAGGCGTCCTAATATCCAAATGTCCGCCATTAATGACGCCGTAATGCTTGATGCCGCCATTTATGAGTTTCTTCACGAAAAGTTCCACCATTTGCCAACATACGCAGATATTATTCATTCATATCACAGAAATGCTCTTATGCTGTATATGGGACAATATCTGGACGTATTAGCAATGCAACAAGATGTCTTGACATTCACAATGGAGCAATGTAGGAGAAATGTCATCCACAAAGGTTCCCACTATACCATCTATTCGCCCATTGAATTAGCCTATAACTTGGCAGGATATAAAGATCTACAGCCTCTCGTTGATGCGAAGGATCTAATCTAtgaaatgggaattttttttcaagctcaaGATGACTTCCTCGATTGCTATGGGGATCCTAAAGTAATGGGAAAAATTGGAACGGATATAGAAGATGGAAAATGCACGTGGCTCGTTGCAACATTCCTCAGTCGTGCTAATGAAGCCCAAAAGGACATTCTGAAGaagttttatggaaaaaataatgaagaatctGTTACGCAGATTAAGAAACTCTACGAAGAAGTTGGTATATTTGAAGCCTTTAAGAACTACGAAGATAAAACTTATAAGgatattaaatggaaaattcaggaGGCAAAGGGGATTCCGAAGAATGTGTGTCAAGGCCTAATGGATAAATTGTATAAGAggaacatttaa
- the LOC129794489 gene encoding esterase E4-like, whose protein sequence is MWSEKALLVSFLLGFVWSVVHGHGQCEVKLKYGYGDVHGRGLLSKTPKGDPLCSFLGIPYAQPPIGVLRFEPPQPLDLAYYSSSFDFTVKSPICVQNMLLHNGTSGQEDCLYLNVYKKQSHWTELKPVIVWLHGGWFQTGSAYSRNADQPDYLVDEDIIFVTLNYRLGALGFLFRNKDTFTGNLGLRDQVEALKWVRANIAAFGGNPQKITLMGWSAGSASVAYHLQAPASRGLFQAAIMMSGTSFNPWAYERHTQGCVNVLCKTLNIPCAHGDLKEILKRIPTSYFKSIALNSQTVISYLGEPAPCFEPTVELQEVAYGTAMVQDLQQRLISQPILNDVPLMIGHTVAETWPSFHTNRFSLQNSWNYSFTNTRDDVLSSLRRYLIAGTKELNNLSKQLMTEAILLHGIRDFAEYYTTNADSNIFFYRFSHKQRGNDIGSFHGDELPYIFGQPDGPTGKSKTSQNHEDGLIRMRLVRYITDFAKFG, encoded by the coding sequence ATGTGGAGTGAAAAAGCTTTGCTTGTGAGCTTTTTGTTGGGATTTGTGTGGAGTGTTGTGCATGGGCATGGGCAGTGTgaagtgaaattaaaatatggaTATGGGGATGTTCATGGACGTGGATTATTGAGTAAAACCCCTAAAGGGGATCCTCTGTGCTCATTCCTTGGGATTCCCTATGCTCAACCCCCAATTGGGGTGCTGCGCTTTGAGCCACCGCAACCCTTGGATTTGGCCTATTACTCATCTTCTTTCGATTTCACGGTTAAAAGCCCAATTTGTGTGCAGAATATGTTGCTACATAATGGGACGAGTGGACAAGAGGACTGCCTGTACCTCAATGTGTACAAGAAGCAATCGCATTGGACTGAATTGAAGCCAGTGATTGTTTGGCTCCATGGTGGTTGGTTTCAAACAGGATCAGCCTACAGCAGGAATGCAGATCAACCTGACTATCTCGTGGATGAAGATATTATTTTTGTCACCCTAAACTACCGCCTTGGAGCTTTGGGATTCCTCTTTCGCAACAAGGACACCTTTACTGGGAACCTTGGGCTGCGTGATCAAGTTGAAGCCCTCAAATGGGTCAGAGCAAATATTGCTGCATTTGGTGGGAATCCACAGAAGATAACACTAATGGGATGGAGTGCAGGAAGTGCCTCAGTTGCATACCATTTGCAAGCTCCTGCCTCTCGAGGGCTCTTCCAGGCAGCCATAATGATGAGTGGAACTTCCTTCAATCCATGGGCATATGAAAGGCACACGCAAGGATGTGTGAATGTCCTGTGCAAAACCCTAAATATTCCCTGCGCCCATGGGGATCTAAAGGAAATTCTCAAACGCATCCCAACGTCATATTTCAAATCAATTGCCCTAAATTCCCAAACAGTCATATCCTACTTGGGAGAACCAGCTCCATGCTTTGAGCCAACAGTTGAACTCCAAGAGGTTGCCTATGGAACAGCCATGGTTCAGGACTTACAGCAACGACTAATCTCACAACCCATTCTCAATGACGTTCCCCTAATGATAGGACACACAGTTGCCGAAACTTGGCCAAGCTTCCACACTAATcgattttcattgcaaaatagCTGGAATTATTCATTCACAAATACCAGGGATGATGTCCTTTCATCCCTAAGACGCTACCTCATAGCTGGGACGAAGGAACTAAATAATCTCAGCAAACAACTAATGACCGAAGCCATCCTACTTCATGGAATTAGGGATTTTGCAGAATACTACACAACCAATGCTGAttccaacattttcttctatcgATTCTCTCACAAGCAAAGAGGAAATGACATTGGATCATTCCATGGGGATGAACTACCCTATATTTTTGGACAACCAGATGGACCAACAGGAAAGTCTAAAACATCCCAAAATCATGAAGATGGATTAATTAGAATGAGACTTGTACGATACATTACGGATTTCGCTAAATTCGGGTaa
- the LOC129794490 gene encoding farnesyl pyrophosphate synthase-like, with protein CRIIQVIFFFFIKKNLFCFKKKIHFIGFEKSISDIVDTCDPSRAGKHIEEVLDYTTCGGKKTRGKLLVAAFEEIAPKDKLTEENLKLVAYLAWCVEAFHGLILIMDDIMDGSLTRRGQTCWYRRPNIQMSAINDAVMLDAAIYEFLHEKFHHLPTYGDIIHSYHRNALMLYMGQYLDVLAVQQDVLTFTMEQCRRIAFYKTAHYTIYSPIKLAYNVAGYKNVQPLLDAKDLIYEIGIFFQAQDDFLDCYGEPNVIGKVGTDIQDGKCTWLVATCLSRANESQKNILKKFYGKNNEESVAQIKKLYEEVGIYEAYKKYEEEAYEDIKWKIQEAEGIPKNVCQGIMDKLYKRNI; from the exons tgtCGCATTATCcaggtaattttctttttcttcataaaaaaaaatcttttttgtttcaagaaaaaaatccattttatagGTTTTGAAAAAAGTATTAGTGATATAGTTGATACGTGTGATCCATCAAGGGCAGGAAAACACATTGAAGaa GTGTTAGATTATACAACATGTGGCGGTAAGAAAACTCGTGGAAAACTTCTCGTGGCTGCTTTTGAGGAAATTGCCCCAAAGGATAAATTAACggaggaaaatttgaaattagtCGCCTACTTGGCGTGGTGCGTTGAAGCG tttcatGGACTTATCCTTATTATGGACGATATTATGGATGGAAGTTTGACAAGAAGAGGGCAAACATGTTGGTATAGGCGTCCTAATATCCAAATGTCCGCCATTAATGACGCCGTAATGCTTGATGCCGCCATTTATGAGTTTCTTCACGAAAAGTTCCACCATTTGCCAACATACGGAGATATTATTCATTCATATCACAGAAATGCTCTTATGCTGTATATGGGACAATATCTGGACGTATTAGCAGTGCAACAGGATGTCTTGACATTCACAATGGAGCAATGTAGGAGGATCGCCTTTTACAAAACAGCTCACTACACCATCTATTCACCCATTAAATTAGCATACAATGTGGCAGGATACAAAAATGTTCAACCACTCCTTGATGCGAAGGATCTAATCTatgaaattggaattttctttcaagctCAAGATGACTTCCTCGATTGCTACGGGGAACCAAATGTTATTGGAAAAGTTGGAACTGATATTCAAGATGGAAAATGCACGTGGCTCGTTGCAACGTGCCTCAGTCGTGCCAATGAATCCCAAAAGAATATTCTGAAGaagttttatggaaaaaataatgaagaatctGTTGCGCAGATAAAGAAACTCTACGAAGAAGTTGGTATATATGAAGCCTATAAAAAATATGAGGAGGAAGCCTATGAGgatattaaatggaaaattcaggaGGCAGAGGGGATTCCGAAGAATGTGTGTCAAGGCATAATGGATAAATTGTATAAGAggaacatttaa
- the LOC129796011 gene encoding fatty acid hydroxylase domain-containing protein 2-like — translation MEVLTYLMQPSEFSQTLWLKILNIIGKESFTLWVIVPIILTTVLYWTVGGLYLLMDITNRPAFLRKYKIQPGTNEPVDGEKLRKLVRTVLFNQFCIGITMAILNWHLTRDRFNGNVEIVPSAARIFLDIVVCILLNEIGFYYSHRLLHHRILYKIIHKKHHEWTAPIAISAMYCHPIEHMFSNLVPPFLGLYVMRSHPLTAWLWFCLAIVGTLNDHSDYHLPLLRSPEAHDFHHLKFNNCYGVIGLLDWLHGTDKMFRASRAFDRHKVSFSIASQRDKFPDIVKKTL, via the exons ATGGAGGTGTTGACTTACCTAATGCAACCGTCAGAGTTTTCTCAGACACTctggcttaaaattttaaatataatcg GTAAAGAAAGCTTCACTTTATGGGTAATTGTACCAATTATACTCACAACTGTTCTCTATTGGACTGTTGGTGGACTCTATCTCCTTATGGACATTACCAATAGGCCAGCATTCTTgaggaaatataaaattcaaccaGGAACAAATGAACCTGTTGATGGTGAAAAGCTCCGAAAACTTGTGCGCACAGTGCTGTTTAATCAATTCTGCATTGGCATAACTATGGCCATCCTCAATTGGCATTTGACGAGAGATCGATTCAATGGGAACGTTGAAATTGTCCCATCTGCTGCACGAATTTTCCTGGACATTGTTGTGTGTattcttctcaatgaaattgGCTTCTACTACTCCCATCGGTTGCTCCATCATCGCATCCTGTACAAGATTATCCACAAAAAGCACCACGAATGGACGGCACCAATTGCAATCTCTGCCATGTATTGCCATCCAATTGAGCACATGTTCAGCAATCTTGTACCACCATTCCTCGGGCTCTACGTCATGCGAAGTCATCCACTTACAGCATGGCTGTGGTTCTGTCTTGCAATTGTGGGTACACTCAATGATCACTCAGACTACCATTTGCCACTTCTACGGAGCCCCGAAGCACACGACTttcatcatttaaaattcaataattgcTACGGTGTTATCGGTCTTCTCGACTGGCTCCATGGGACTGATAAGATGTTCCGAGCATCGCGAGCATTTGATCGTCACAAAGTCTCTTTCTCAATTGCCTCGCAGAGAGATAAATTCCCTGATATTGTTAAGAAGactctctga
- the LOC129796014 gene encoding asparagine synthetase domain-containing protein CG17486 translates to MCGIFCSFPRIICPGIPVNDFRNSFNRRGPDKGGSCIFHGIIFEASVLWHQGPQLSSQPFEDNRGILVFNGDLFMDEIQNSSDSSWFFKSLSKCSTSKDILEVLRKIRGPFCFIYYAKSTKTLFFCRDYLGRNSLLLGMNSERIILTSTGRRSSEYSLVELPPLGLYAIHTGNEKISFQITFWEEKMIQSEYFQKEENCLRTFLESFAIDYKRNPNEYINPDCLQQCSWEFNYSFKDIFAKVPTEMHHESLLREALPSVQDVVEILIELLEKSVRDRVTTTLKECKNCLKSSEKVSCSHARIGILFSGGVDCTILTILADKFIPNHATIDLLNVAFEKKSSACGEVDWNVPDRVSARKALEEVKRICPNRSWNLIEVNVKEEEKIENLTKEISHLIHPRNTILDESLGVALWFAASGSTSCRVILIGSGADELFGGYTRHQVAFKRGGEEELRRVLEEDLLRLPSRNLARDDRVICDHGVTQRAPFVEEQIVQFVSQLQPLQRCFPPLGPGVGDKTLLRLCAYQLGLRETAWRTKKALQFGSRVANSKQDANDVSIFLS, encoded by the exons ATGTGCGGTATATTCTGCAGTTTTCCTCGAATAATTTGTCCAGGAATTCCTGTGAATGATTTTCGAAATAGT TTCAATCGTCGAGGTCCCGACAAAGGGGGCTCTTGCATTTTTCACGGAATTATCTTTGAGGCGTCTGTTCTGTGGCATCAGGGGCCTCAACTTTCAAGTCAGCCCTTTGAGGATAATCGTGGGATTCTTGTATTCAACGGAGATCTCTTTAtggatgaaattcaaaattccagCGATTCTTCCTGGTTCTTTAAATCTCTCTCAAAATGTTCT acatcaaaagacattttggaagttctaagaaaaattcgtGGACCCTTCTGCTTTATTTACTACGCCAAATCcacaaaaacattatttttctgCCGTGATTATCTTGGGAGGAATTCTCTCCTTTTGGGAATGAATAGTGAACGAATTATCCTCACAAGTACAGGTAGGAGATCATCAGAGTATTCTCTGGTAGAACTTCCACCTCTTGGTTTATATGCAATTCACAcaggaaatgagaaaatatcctTTCAAATAACATTCtgggaagaaaaaatgatccaGTCGGAATACttccaaaaagaagaaaattgtcttaGAACATTTCTAGAATCTTTTGCGATAGATTACAAAAGAAATCCCAATGAGTATATCAATCCAGATTGTCTGCAACAATGTTCAtgggaatttaattattccttcaaggatatttttgcaaaagttccCACAGAGATGCATCATGAAAGTCTTCTACGGGAAGCTTTACCCTCCGTCCAGGATGTAgttgaaatattaattgaattgcTTGAGAAATCTGTGAGAGATAGAGTAACCACTACTCTTAAGGAATGCAAAAATTGCTTGAAAAGCTCCGAAAAAGTGTCCTGCAGTCATGCACGGATAGGGATTCTTTTCTCCGGAGGAGTAGATTGCACGATTCTCACAATTTTGGCCGATAAATTCATTCCAAATCACGCAACAATTGATCTCTTGAATGtagcttttgagaaaaaatcctcCGCATGTGGAGAAGTGGACTGGAATGTTCCAGACAGGGTATCAGCCAGGAAGGCATTGGAAGAAGTGAAAAGGATCTGCCCAAATCGTTcgtggaatttaattgaagtgaatgtgaaggaggaagaaaaaattgagaatttgaCCAAGGAAATCTCCCATCTGATTCATCCGCGAAATACCATCCTGGATGAATCTTTGGGCGTAGCTCTGTGGTTTGCTGCTAGTGGGAGCACTTCCTGTCGCGTAATTCTCATTGGATCCGGAGCTGATGAGCTCTTTGGCGGCTATACGCGTCATCAAGTAGCTTTCAAACGTGGCGGAGAAGAGGAATTAAGGCGGGTACTTGAGGAAGATTTGCTTCGATTACCCAGTAGGAATCTAGCGAGAGATGATCGTGTCATCTGTGATCATGGAGTTACCCAGCGGGCTCCCTTTGTTGAAGAGCAAATCGTTCAGTTTGTGTCACAGCTGCAGCCTCTTCAGAGATGTTTTCCACCCTTGGGGCCAGGAGTTGGGGATAAAACACTCCTGCGATTGTGTGCCTACCAACTGGGACTGAGGGAAACTGCTTGGAGAACCAAGAAGGCTCTTCAGTTTGGCTCGAGAGTCGCCAACAGCAAGCAAGATGCTAACGATGTttcgatttttctttcctga
- the LOC129796010 gene encoding uncharacterized protein LOC129796010, with the protein MAHLELLFFALCISAVICVDFGGRPLPLNDDGQPGCRTRREFGRFWRNHQDPSRYWECTAWAVGAEVRHCPQYTQFQEEWQTCVPEHMWQWSPPMSPPSRPTDTVNPCEPLDLPAPCPTTPCPPCPPDGTTTTTACPPCPPDPETPPEEPPPDNGLCFGPPPANGGLSCLPPTCTADEMARNLLFPSRTPTRFYRCAGIGFPVTIECAPGTCFHFAHQVCVNPQDWENSCSASFF; encoded by the coding sequence ATGGCGCATTTGGAATTACTTTTCTTTGCTTTGTGCATCAGTGCGGTGATTTGTGTGGATTTTGGGGGACGTCCATTGCCATTGAACGACGACGGGCAACCAGGATGTCGTACACGTAGGGAATTTGGGAGATTTTGGCGAAATCATCAAGATCCATCGCGTTATTGGGAATGTACGGCATGGGCTGTGGGTGCTGAGGTGAGGCACTGTCCACAGTACACGCAGTTTCAGGAAGAATGGCAGACGTGCGTTCCGGAACATATGTGGCAGTGGTCACCACCTATGTCACCACCAAGTCGCCCCACGGATACAGTGAATCCCTGTGAGCCTCTAGATCTTCCAGCACCGTGCCCAACCACTCCATGCCCACCCTGTCCACCTGATGGCACCACCACGACCACAGCATGCCCACCGTGTCCTCCTGACCCTGAGACTCCCCCGGAGGAACCCCCACCGGACAATGGGCTTTGCTTTGGACCACCACCAGCCAATGGTGGGCTCTCTTGCCTCCCACCTACGTGCACGGCTGACGAAATGGCCCGCAATCTCTTGTTCCCCAGTCGAACACCAACGCGGTTCTACAGATGTGCCGGCATTGGGTTCCCTGTTACCATTGAGTGTGCCCCCGGGACGTGCTTCCACTTTGCCCATCAAGTCTGTGTCAATCCACAGGATTGGGAAAATTCCTGCTCTGCATCATTCTTCtga